The window TCGCGCCCGCTGGCCGCAGCGCCCCCGCGTGGCGAGGCGGAGAAAACGCCGCTCTCGTGCCCTCGGCGCCCAGTCGGTGGAGAGGAGCGCTAGGTTCCACAGCGGGGCGCCAGGTTTATCAAGTATGCAAGACGTCTacttaatttgaatttcagattaaaaaaCTAATCATGTTTTTAACAGCCTTATTAAGATAGCCACATACCATACGACTCATCCAGTTACAGGTTTCTGGTTTATTACATTAGTTTTTATAAACTgtggtaaaataaaaagttgccattttaatcattttaagtttACAATAGtgagtggcattaattacatacatactgtgcaaccatcaccactatctatctGTAAAGCCTTCCCAGCTCCCTCCAGGTTCTGGCAACAACTAATTGCATGCTCTATTTGGGGCATactcatgctttaaaaaaaaaaaaacccacaaaaaaacaaaaacaaaaaacaaaaaaaccacgcTGTGTTTATCAGACATTCAAATTTAACGTggtatcctgtattttatctggtaaCCCCACCTAGGAGGGAGATGGCAGCCTTGAGCACGACACAGTCTACAACACAAGGTGATGCTTAGGAGCCCTCAGCTCCGGGACCTGCAGAGCAGAACGTGGTGCGGACAATGAGCGCACAGAAAGTTCAGGTTTCTCGGCcgagcgccgtggctcacgcctgtaatcccagcactttgggaggacgaggcgggcggatcacaaggtcaggagatcgagaccatcctggctaacacggtgaaaccccgtctgtactaaaaatacaaaaaattagcggggcgcggtggcgggcgtctgtagttccagctactcgggaggctgaggcaggagaatggcgtgaacccgggaggcggagcttgcagtgagccgagatcgcgccactgcactccagcctggacgacagagcgagactctgtctcaaaaaaaaaaaaaaaaaaagttcaggttTCTCATGTGTTGGAGCACGGAGCCCTTGACCAGTGAAGAGGCAAGGCCAGGGCTGAGCCTAAGTCACAGGCAGAAAAAAGACGCAGAAACATTGGAATAACGCTCCACACGCACTGCTTGATTCTGCGCTAGAAACCCTGTTATCTCCGAACTGTTGGTGTTATTCTGAGTCACAGCACCAGCTCTTTTATAAAGAGGGAGACCCGCTCCTTCTTTAACAGCAGATTCGTCAAAATACGTCCAAGGCAAGGAAACCTAGAAAGGCGTCTGGGCAGGGGAAAGTCGATGCGAGGGCGGGCCAGGGACCTTTCGTCGCGTCCCCACCTTGGCATTTCCCGTGGCGTGAGCGGCCCCGGCATCCGTGTCGAAAGTGCGGCGGCGGAACAGGCGCGCAGGAGAGGAGCGGCGCAGGCGCAGACGCGCGGGCGGGAAGATGGcggctgggttcaagtgagtgtTGGCGGGTGGCGGGTAGAGTTCTGTACCCTGGCGGACGGCAGCTTCCTTTAACTCTTAGCTGGGATTCTCTCACCTGGAGGCCGACCCCGTTGGGGTGCCATTTCCTTCCTCGTCGAGGCAGACGATGGGCGGGAGGACCTGGAGGTTGTCACAGTGAAAAGAAAGGGCTTCTTCCTCAGTGAGACGGGAGATGAAAGGACTCTGTAGAGTTCCATACCCGCTGCGAGCGCTCGTGAGCGTGGTGTGTAGTGAACGTGCAGTCCCAGGAGACATAGTTGTAATCTTTTAAAGattgtggccgggcgcggcggttcacgcctgtaatcccagcactttggaggacgaggcgggcggatcacctgacgtcaggagttcgagaccagcctggtgtacatggtgaaacactgtctctaataaaaatataaaaattagccgggcgtggtggcgggcgcctgtagtcccagctactcaggaggctgaggcaggagaatcgcttgaacccgggaggcagaggttgtagtgagccgagatcgcgccactgcactccagcctgggcgacagagtgagactctgtcagaaTCAATCAATCAAGATTGTTGCATCAGAACCACATACCGCCTGCTTCTCCCTCTCCcgtaatttatttctaaaaggaTCATGCCTCGTTTGgaaggtttttgtgtgtgtgaagccAGTGGACtttcttaaagtttttaaaaaatggataaaataaatagGATTCCAAAGGAAATCCATTATGTTGAAATAGTTATCTATGAGTATAAACTCCGAAGACACGATATAGTAGTATATATACTTGGTTTAAAATTAACCTTCGTAAACAAGATCTAGTGGCGAGACTAGTAGTAACTCCTGGGATTTCAAAGTAACGGTGAGCCTGAACATACCTTACACAGCTAAAGGGTGCAAACGAAAACATCTGTGGTCTCCGTGGTTGTTAAAGTTGCAGGTACTGCTAATGTTACTATGGCTTATTGCTTACAGTCATAATTGAAGAATATGCTAAATTTCACTTAcagtgaaaataaagatgtacCTTTTTGTTTCCTGAGTTATCTAGTAAGAGGTTAACTATTCATGATCActagattattaaaataatcttttttcatGATCACTAGATCACTCTGAATCCTTGTTTCAGAGCAAGAACGACATGATTCTTTTGACACAGATTGAGCTTTTAAAGAGCTCACTCAAAGGGCTTTTAGACGCCAATCTTCTAATCGTTTATGGCAGAGTTAAGGACAGCAATTGAATGTGATTGCTACTACAAGGATTTTTACTTTCTAGAATTACTTTTAGTTAAAAAGTTGTGGAGATTTATGCTGCATCACCACACTTAAGATCTTTGCCAATTTCTGGATTTATGTTAAGATTCATCAGTTTATCTCAGATATATTTTTAACACGTGTTTCAGAACCGTGGAACCTCTGGAGTATTACAGGAGATTTCTGGTGAGTAAAGGTTATGTACATGTTATGCGTTTTGATAACGAGCTGCTTTTAAAGATGAATTTCAAGTAATTTAAATTAATCCATTTGAAGTAACATTTAATGTGTGTGTAAAACTTGTGATAGATGTGTAAAATATGTAATAGgtataatctatttttatataaacatatttatttagaaagagaACTGCCGTCCTGATGGAAGAGAACTTGGTGAATTCAGAACCACAACTGTCAACATCGGTAAGGATGTATTTTCCACTTTCAACTGTATGATATTCCCAAGTTTTAGTCTATGAACCAGCCAAACAGTTTTTCACCCAAATTCTTTGTCTAAAggatttgatgattttttttgtcAAGAGATTTTTATCCGTACAAAAGCCCTGTAACTAAATGAAAAATGATTAACACAAATTCAAGGACAGgtgaataattatttaaacactaatttaaaatagttatgtAAAAATCAATTATTCTAACTTGAAATATTCATAAGCAACTGAGAGGGGTAGCAAGATAATCGTACACAGCAAACTAAAacacttaattttaattattatgtgGATAATTTTGTAGCTGTTTTCCTTTTATGAACCTttcattttgcttatcttttcaggTTCAATTAGTACCGCAGATGGTTCTGCTTTAGTGAAGTTGGGAAATACTACAGTAATCTGTGGAGTTAAAGCAGTAAGTCTAAATATGTCCTATTGAGATTTGAGTTACAAAGTTAGCTTTATTTATTAGATTGTAATATACACCTGTAATTCTACTCTTGATTTGGTAGTTGGGTgtcaatttttaatgtttaatttcccAAGAGCTTTCACTATGAGTGTTAGATAATATGACCCAAGTTTAATGACTAAGTGAACAATTGTCAAATGTAGCAAAatgaaacaacttttaaaatctgagtcaccattttaaaaaaattgttatatcaTTTGAGACATTAACAGATTTTTGGTGACATCCTTTTAGCCAGTGATGACATGTAATCTGTGTAAATGTGTAGAAAATTGAaattgttgaaaagaaaaatttgaggGAATACTGGCtaccatttactgagtacttgCTATGTTCCAGACACCTTTTTAGGTGCTTTACAGAATTATCCACTTTAATGCCTATAACAATCATTTGTTACTTGTCTTCAcctcctgttttacagatgactTTCAGTAACCTGTCCAGGTACATAAGACTCATAAGTAAAACTTAGACATaaatctgactccaaagcctgtgcttcTTTGACTACAGTATACCCTGTGTTATTTAACCTCAGTTGAGATTCTTCTTTCGTAAACCTGGAGTGATGTATAACAGTAAGATTTGAGAACTTGCTCCTTGTCAGGTTTTATGCCTGGGATTTAACAGGTCTATCTCATTTGGCCCTTATTAACAGTCCCTAGGAGTAGACACTATTTTCTTCCCATTTGACAAGATGAGGAGTTTAAGgtaagaggttaaataacttgcctgaaGTCTCTCAGCCAGTAAGTATGGCTCTGACATTTGAACTGGCTTAGTAATTGCAgagcatttgcttttttttttttttttgagacggagtcttgctctgtcgcccaggctggagtgcagtggcacgatgtcagctcactgcaagttccgtctcctgggttgaagtgattctcctgcctcagcctcccaagtagctgggattacaggcgcccgccaccatgcctggctaatttttgtatttttagtagagacggggttttgccatcttggccaggctggtctcaaactcctgacctcaggtgatccgcccgcctctgtgtcccaaagtgctgggattaccggtgtgagccaccgcgcccagctgagctTTTGCTCTTTACCACTAAAGCAGCAGTTCCTAAATCTTGCTCTATCATCTGGAGAACAAATTAAGATTCTTGGCTAGTAGTTGGGGGCACAAACCcagttactattttttaaaagatctccAGGTAATCTTGCCGAGCAGCACTGTAGTGTAGTCCACTGTACTGTAGTGCCTTCTTATCTTGTAGAGCTATTGTGAGGATCAGCACCAATGTCCGTAGAGGCCCTGACACAATTCCCTAAGCTGATATTTGATAGAGCCTTCCATAACTGATTGCTAAATTGTCTTCATAATTTTTCAGTAGCTTCTTTCAATAGGAAACATTTCTTTGCTACTATAGGAATTTGCAGCACCATCAACAGATGCCCCTGATAAAGGATACGTTGGTAAGTTAAAtggttttgtaattttaatacaaatacttttaacacatttaataatttttagttaaGTCCTAGTTAAGTTGATGTAAAGAAAATTATTCCTAATATTcggaaatatttatgaataaaacaaATTCCTCAAAAGTTTTCCGTGTGTTAGTAAAAGATAGCATAATAGCAGGATATAGAATTTCATAAATTTAACCTTTATCAAACTTGTTTGCTCaatttttgtttatacattcataaGTTACTAaccaagaaaatagaattttggctgggtgtggtgactcacacctataataccaggattttgggaggccaagacagcaggatcgcttcagcccagcagttcaagaccagcctgggaaacaaaggagaccccgtatctacaaaaaaaatcaagttagcTGGGTGTGCCAGTGCacacctgtgtcccagctacttgggaggctgaagcaggaggattgcttgagcctgggaggttgaggctacaatgaactataattgtgtcactgcattcaagcctgagtgacagagtgaaaccctgtttcaaaagaaaaaaaaaatagaatggaatttttttaagtcaaagaaCTGTCATTGCACACCTTTTGTTTCCATAAAGATTCTTTGCTTTATAcaactgctatttttttcttgccttggAACCATCTGTTCTTTATGGTAGgaaccaacattttttttaaatgagaaaaacagttGGATGTTAGCAGAGGGGCTATATATACTTCAGTTACAGATTGAGGTATTTTGAAAGATACCAGGAAAACTCGTAAAGGATTTAGAATTGAGgtctaaaatagattttttaaaaaggcatatgggggaaaaatgtcagaaaaatagaaatttcatgGCTGGGAGTCTTAGAGAGACCAAACAGAATATAACTATAATGTTACAATGTATTCTACTCAGAAGAGCCTGTCCATGGCCACAGTTGCCTTTACTGTGGATTGATAATACCTTTAACACTTCAGTAATCCATAAATTGAAaagtttaggccgggcatggtggctcacacctgtaacctcagcactttgcgaggctgaggcgggcggatcacgaggtcaggcgatcgagaccatcttggccaatatggtaaaaccctgtctactaaaatacaaaaaattagccgggcgtggtggcgtgtgcctgtaatctcagctacttgggaggctgaggcaaggaaatctcttgaacctgggaggtagaggttgcagtaagctgagatcgcaccaatgcactccagcctggcaacagagcaagactccatctcaaaaaaaaaaaaaaaaaaaaaaaggtttagttCATAGCTGCAGAGTGTTTCTTTCAGTTCCTAATGTGGATCTACCACCCCTGTGTTCATCGAGATTCCGGTCTGGACCTCCTGGAGAAGAGGCCCAAGTGGCTAGCCAGTTCATTGCAGATGTCATTGAAAAGTAAGAGCACcatgataaaattttattacaattcATTTTCAGATAGTTTTGGGCTTTTCATTTACTTTGCTCTTTGTCATTAAATCAAGTTCACAGATAATTCAGAAAGAGGACTTATGCATTTCTCCAGGAAAGGTAAGAGGAATAGAGAAGCTATAAGTTCTTATTAATtctgaagggattttttttttgtgggggaaagTGAACAAGGAAATTAAAACCACCAATCAAAGTAGCTTTAAATATGGATGTCTTACAGATTTTAGAGATTCAGTAATTTCTTACTCTATAATTCTCTAAATGAACCATATTGTTTATAAAAAAACAAGTTTGACTAACTTACTGCCTGTCTGGGAGCTACCTTTTAAActgaagtaatttttttcccccttaactTTTAAAGTTcaatcattttttattccttataGCAGATTATAACATTAATCATGTTAACATATGTTTATGGTGAATCCACACAGTAGATTCCAAAGtctatttgaaaatgtaaaactagGTTGATTAGAACCTAGAGAGGCTTTCCTACTAGATCATATAAACTGATACATTAGCACTGTAAAACTTAAACATTTCATGTATTATGAGAACGTGCATTTTGAATTTTAGCTAGGGCTTTCAAAACCATCTCCCTTATCTGTAACCTCCCAATGAGAATGGAAATTCCTTCTACATCTGTAGCTCCATTAAGGGAAATGGACATGTTTGTCATTTGTCAGCCTGGCAATCAAAAGCCAGCTTTCACAAAACCTGTCCACTTTCTTCTGGTTTTCTATAGAACTTTAAAAAGGTGAAGCATTTTCTTAAGGTTTTTGAGCCTTGAAAGTTATCTTGCTTGTTTAACCAAGGGTTCTGTGGTTCTTAAGTCTAAGCTAATAGCATGTTCTACCCATTAGAAgactttaatttccttttgtgtttAATTCTATTTTAGCTTGTCTGGGTTCTATACTGTGATCTCATTTGCCTCGACTACGATGGAAACATTTTGGATGCCTGCACATTTGCTTTGCTAGCGGCTTTAAAAAATGGTAAGCAGCCTTACAAAAAAGGCAATATTCCCACTCATGGGTTAGAATGTTGTTTTGTGAAACTTTTAATGTACATTTGCTTTCGTATGCTTCCAAATTAATGAATGTAATGCTGACATGACTTTCCAAATATAGTTGATAGTTGTATATTCTCTAACTGAATGCTCTTTAGAGTGCTGCTTTGACTGTACCCATCTACTTAAGTTAGGACTTCAGTCCTTTCCAAAATAGTGTTAATATTGGTGGGAGAAGGAGACAAGAGTTGTAACTTCTGGCTAGGTGATTGGTGAAGATCTGCCAGTATCCTCATAGTTCTTTATGTGATATTGCCAAAAGAAGTAGAATGGATTCTGTTGTTTTTACTGTGAGGCCATAGTAATAGGGAAGTTTCTTAGCAAGGAGTCTAGGTTGACTGATTAGTTACAGATTTCAATAACTTGTGCATATTCCCTATCATTGATGAATGATGAATTGGTAGGAACAAATAATTGGAGGTGGAATATAAAGTTAGCACAGCAATATTATAGTAGAGTGGTTAAGTGAATTGGAGGTAGAAAATGAAGTCAGCAAAATATTATAATAGACTGGTTAAAGTAGATTCCTGGCTCTCTCACTCTGTGCtgaagtttccttatctataataaaatagggataatagtaCTTACTTTGTAAGAGTATTGATTAGGTGAAtacaatgaaaatatgaaaatgcttaaaacagtacctggcagatataaatttaaaaaaaaatcattgacttcttaaacttaaaaaaaaattatgcaataaGCACTAGGTAGGAATGTCAGATGTTGTGAAAAGCAATGTATATCCTCTATATTTACCTTAGTGGCTGTaaggtgctttttaaaaagaaatgttctggGCAAGTTAAATAGAGGGAaaggtgaattaaaaaaaaaaaagcttagaaaTCATTTGTTTCTTAGAGACTTACTTACTTTACAAATTTGCCTTTTCTTAGTACAGTTGCCTGAAGTTactataaatgaagaaactgcttTAGCAGAAgttaatttaaagaagaaaagttatttGAATATTAGAACTCATCCAGTTGCAACTTCCTTTGCTGTGTTTGATGAGTAAGTTAATCaaacttactttaaaattttctatatttaagatTAGGGTAATTGATGTTCAGCATTCTAACTCTTTAGGAAGTGCTATGGTGACCCTACATCCTAGTTTTCCCTGGACACTTGAGTTTCTACTTGTCCCTGCACAATTATTTCTAGTCACTGCACAATTATTACCTGTTCCTTGGTTTACTTATACCTGTGTAATGTTAATTTCCAATTCTTTCACTATAAGATTTATCTGAAGCTATCTTCAATATTTTCCAAGGATTTTAGCACGTTCAGAAATAGAAGagcagggccgggcatggtggctcatgcctgtaatcccagcactttgggaggctgaggcaggggatcacctgaggtcaagaattcaagaccagcctggccaacatgttgaaaccctgtctctactaaaaacacaaaaattagctgggtgtgatggcgtgtgcctgttaattccagctacttgggaggctgatagtatgtttagtattttaaagtaaaatttgttCCATGGATTGAtaacttatatttttttctttttatagcacTTTGCTTATAGTTGACCCTACTGGAGAGGAGGAACATCTGGCAACAGGAACCTTAACAATAGTAATGGATGAGGAAGGCAAACTCTGTTGTCTTCACAAACCAGGCATGTTCCCGCCACTTCAGTCCTAAACATATGTAGATGAAAACTCAGTGTGAGCCTTAAATTAGGGAGGGCCAAATAGAATATGGGATATTTTATTTACCTAATTTTAGTATAGTTTCTTAGCTACCTAAAATGTTCTTCCATCTTAATGGTATAtgtcagtggttcttaaacttaaGACatacattagaatcacttggaggTCTTGTGAAACTAACTTGTAGATCTTGAGACTGTACCCTGATTTACATtatccaatttttttgttttataatttgacatgacATTAATGTTTTTTGAAAAGGAATGATAACTGAGATTAAAAGTAttggcaaaataatttttcaggtgGAAGTGGGCTAACTGGAGCTAAACTTCAGGACTGTATGAGCCGAGCAGTTACAagacacaaagaagttaaaaaactgATGGATGAAGTAATTAAGAGTATGAAACCCAAATAAACAGCCACCACATTTTCAAAACAGATTtgtaaaaattgtatttgttaaCACTGTGCACAAACGttttatactaaataaatatcaaaCTACATTCTTCTGAAAgatgtttctattatttcttaGGTCACttccatatatattatgtatagtgaaaccatttttaaaaagcaatgactTAGGCAAACCAACCCTAGTTTGTTAAACCATTtccctgtttttatttaaaaatgataaggTTGTGCTTCTGTATAAAGTTTGTACATCTAGCAATGTAAAATactgacacattaaaaaaaacaaaaagtagaaactcaattcttttgattcagtgctcttgtgtttttaaaaaaggaacaaaaagtaaTGCAAGACTCAAAATTTTGGAGTGGTTGGCGTGCCtctcttcattttactttttgacTGGCTGCCTGTATGCCGATGATGATGTAGCTGAGCTGtttgtgctgctgctgctgccataGCCATTTGATGCTGCAAGAATCGCAACTGCTgcaaaagggagggaaaaaaatcgAGTTATGTTAAATGCAGGCAGGTGTAGAAAGGTGCTTTTCCTGAGTGACGAAACAACACAActgaaaaagggagaaagcacCAAGATAACAAAAA of the Homo sapiens chromosome 13, GRCh38.p14 Primary Assembly genome contains:
- the EXOSC8 gene encoding exosome complex component RRP43, with amino-acid sequence MAAGFKTVEPLEYYRRFLKENCRPDGRELGEFRTTTVNIGSISTADGSALVKLGNTTVICGVKAEFAAPSTDAPDKGYVVPNVDLPPLCSSRFRSGPPGEEAQVASQFIADVIENSQIIQKEDLCISPGKLVWVLYCDLICLDYDGNILDACTFALLAALKNVQLPEVTINEETALAEVNLKKKSYLNIRTHPVATSFAVFDDTLLIVDPTGEEEHLATGTLTIVMDEEGKLCCLHKPGGSGLTGAKLQDCMSRAVTRHKEVKKLMDEVIKSMKPK